One segment of Pseudodesulfovibrio sp. 5S69 DNA contains the following:
- a CDS encoding RnfABCDGE type electron transport complex subunit D — MLKPLNPILTVAVPPHVHCGRSIRRYMVDTLIALMPAALMAVVVFRVEALRVMALSCAVAVAAEFLLNRIMRREQSVDDYSALVTGLLFAFLLPASSPWWLVVVGSFAAIALGKMIFGGLGGSPLCPALVGWAACRISWGSYMDTNATMLSSHLAAPLQQLKYFGLDAIGSIHYPDLLLGNQLGGLGAVHVAALLVGAAYLLLRGHIKWEVPAGFIAGLLLAAWVYRLMDPTVYAPPLFHLLAGGAIFGAFFLATDPSSSPIGRLPAILFGLMAGAMVVIIRVYGMYPDGVPFAILLANLFTPLLDRIRPKPFGGPYSFQSGTEGA; from the coding sequence ATGCTGAAGCCGCTCAATCCCATCCTGACCGTGGCCGTCCCGCCGCACGTGCACTGCGGGCGGTCCATCCGGCGCTACATGGTCGACACCCTGATCGCGCTCATGCCCGCCGCCCTCATGGCCGTGGTCGTCTTCCGCGTGGAGGCGCTCCGGGTCATGGCCCTGTCCTGCGCCGTGGCCGTGGCCGCAGAGTTTCTGCTCAACCGGATCATGCGCCGCGAGCAGTCCGTGGACGACTACAGCGCGCTGGTCACCGGCCTGCTGTTCGCCTTCCTGCTCCCGGCATCGAGCCCGTGGTGGCTGGTGGTCGTCGGTTCGTTCGCCGCCATCGCCCTGGGAAAGATGATCTTCGGCGGCCTGGGCGGCAGCCCGCTCTGTCCGGCCCTGGTGGGCTGGGCCGCGTGCCGCATCTCCTGGGGGAGCTACATGGATACCAACGCGACCATGCTCTCCTCCCACCTGGCCGCGCCCCTGCAGCAGCTCAAGTATTTCGGGCTGGACGCCATCGGCTCCATCCACTACCCCGACCTGCTCCTGGGCAATCAGCTCGGCGGACTGGGTGCCGTGCACGTGGCCGCGCTGCTGGTGGGCGCCGCCTACCTGCTCCTGCGCGGCCACATCAAATGGGAGGTCCCGGCCGGATTCATCGCGGGCCTGCTGCTGGCCGCCTGGGTCTACCGGCTCATGGACCCCACGGTCTACGCCCCGCCCCTGTTCCACCTGCTGGCGGGCGGCGCGATCTTCGGAGCCTTCTTTCTGGCCACGGACCCGTCCTCCAGTCCCATCGGACGGCTGCCCGCCATTCTCTTCGGGCTCATGGCCGGGGCCATGGTCGTCATCATCCGGGTGTACGGCATGTATCCGGACGGCGTGCCTTTCGCCATCCTGCTGGCCAACCTGTTCACCCCGCTGCTCGACCGCATCCGGCCCAAACCGTTCGGTGGCCCCTACTCCTTCCAAAGCGGCACGGAGGGCGCGTAA